One Portunus trituberculatus isolate SZX2019 chromosome 7, ASM1759143v1, whole genome shotgun sequence genomic window carries:
- the LOC123498596 gene encoding uncharacterized protein LOC123498596 has product MSCGVVDEGLGVAVRAEEVCQGAVEVVEDEVLVKAFRNVEERDEAVVVLVGKLLLLPRLYHMQAKLSTPVMNSLTHLMETRAAVLVNSALLPLLHHLPPLQDHHRDLLAHLLPLCSPAMATSLLRAYAERPHHTETDLPTFHLLCDTAEAENPDTHTAAMVVVEKAAAPHRASVKFGQCVLVVVRRFGPHLHNLEALKGVVRGHESSLRKVVELQLKKVEKKR; this is encoded by the exons ATGAGCTGTGGGGTGGTTGATGAGGGGTTGGGGGTGGCTGTGAGGGCTGAGGAGGTGTGCCAGGGtgctgtggaggtggtggaggatgaggtGCTGGTGAAGGCGTTTAGaaatgtggaggagagagatgaggctgtggtggtgctggttgggaaactgctgctgctgcccagg CTGTACCACATGCAGGCCAAGCTGTCCACCCCAGTAATGAACAGCCTCACACACCTGATGGAGACCCGCGCAGCAGTACTGGTGAACAGCGCCCTCCTGCCGCTGCTGCACCACCTCCCCCCACTCCAGGACCACCACCGGGATCTCCTAgcacacctcctccccctctgctCCCCTGCCATGGCCACCAGCTTGCTCAG AGCCTATGCAGAGCGCCCACATCACACAGAGACAGACTTGCCAACTTTCCACCTCCTCTGCGACACAGCGGAGGCGGAgaaccctgacacacacacagcggccatggtggtggtggagaaggccGCAGCACCACACAGGGCCAGCGTGAAGTTTGGGCAGtgtgtcctggtggtggtgcgcAGGTTTGGCCCACACCTGCACAACCTGGAGGCTCTCAAGGGGGTGGTGAGGGGCCATGAGTCCAGCTTGAGGAAAGTTGTGGAGCTGCAGCTgaagaaagtggagaagaagaggtga